The following are encoded in a window of Carya illinoinensis cultivar Pawnee chromosome 15, C.illinoinensisPawnee_v1, whole genome shotgun sequence genomic DNA:
- the LOC122295404 gene encoding proliferating cell nuclear antigen-like isoform X1: MKLMDIYNDHLGIHVAEFQAIVRMPLAEFARICKDLSTIDDTGILHSHFLPCYIVISVSKEGVKFSTRSDIGTANIVCKQNTTVDKPEEASHINGGASHIDICSKGYELIHKDNPFGKASDNQRSSLSSDLPGVVEYKVAEMSYIRFYLAPKLEEDQVRRR; encoded by the exons atgaagctaatggacatatacAATGACCACCTTGGGATCCATGTAGCAGAGTTCCAAGCCATTGTTAGAATGCCATTGGCTGAGTTTGCAAGGATTTGCAAGGACCTTAGCACCATTGATGACACTGGCATTCTGCATTCTCACTTTCTTCCTTGTTACa TTGTTATATCCGTGTCAAAGGAAGGTGTGAAGTTCTCCACCAGAAGTGATATTGGGACTGCCAATATTGTTTGCAAGCAGAATACTACTGTGGACAAG CCAGAAGAAGCTAGTCATATAAATGGAGGGGCCAGTCACATTGACATTTGCTCTAAGGGATATGAACTCATTCACAAAGACAACCCCTTTGGCAAAGCAAGTGACAATCAGCGATCCAGCCTGTCGTCAGATCTGCCTGGGGTAGTTGAGTACAAAGTGGCAGAGATGAGTTACATAAGATTCTACTTGGCTCCCAAGTTAGAAGAAGACCAagttagaagaagatga
- the LOC122295405 gene encoding uncharacterized protein LOC122295405, producing the protein MSESHSGNSDLSKGKSIIEYPICYCGMKACQRTAHTEENDGRRFFGCQNYMFGKSCGYFCWDDPEIPAYCQKTIKQLQHNVDKLKVEVEKIQASRDIQSLNHRLEIEAERRKRQLEKATYVLTISLSWLFFLGILISNCGWSKGKCFT; encoded by the exons ATGTCTGAGTCACATAGTGGAAATAGTGATTTGTCCAAAGGAAAGTCAATAATTGAGTACCCAATTTGTTACTGTGGAATGAAAGCTTGTCAAAGAACTGCGCATACGGAGGAAAATGATGGGCGGCGGTTTTTTGGATGTCAAAACTATATG TTTGGAAAGTCTTGTGGATACTTCTGTTGGGATGACCCTGAAATTCCAGCATATTGCCAAAAGACGATCAAACAATTACAACACAATGTTgataaattaaaagttgaagttGAAAAGATCCAAGCATCAAGGGATATCCAATCCTTGAATCATCGACTAGAAATAGAGGCTGAGAGGCGCAAGAGGCAACTGGAGAAGGCTACCTACGTGCTAACAATTTCATTGTCGTGGCTATTCTTTCTTGGGATACTTATATCCAATTGTGGTTGGTCGAAAGGAAAATGTTTCACCTAG
- the LOC122295404 gene encoding proliferating cell nuclear antigen-like isoform X2, which yields MKLMDIYNDHLGIHVAEFQAIVRMPLAEFARICKDLSTIDDTGILHSHFLPCYIVISVSKEGVKFSTRSDIGTANIVCKQNTTVDKN from the exons atgaagctaatggacatatacAATGACCACCTTGGGATCCATGTAGCAGAGTTCCAAGCCATTGTTAGAATGCCATTGGCTGAGTTTGCAAGGATTTGCAAGGACCTTAGCACCATTGATGACACTGGCATTCTGCATTCTCACTTTCTTCCTTGTTACa TTGTTATATCCGTGTCAAAGGAAGGTGTGAAGTTCTCCACCAGAAGTGATATTGGGACTGCCAATATTGTTTGCAAGCAGAATACTACTGTGGACAAG AATTGA